In Taeniopygia guttata chromosome 2, bTaeGut7.mat, whole genome shotgun sequence, one genomic interval encodes:
- the THRB gene encoding thyroid hormone receptor beta isoform X1: MSGYIPSYLDKDELCVVCGDKATGYHYRCITCEGCKGFFRRTIQKNLHPTYSCKYEGKCVIDKVTRNQCQECRFKKCIFVGMATDLVLDDSKRLAKRKLIEENREKRRREELQKTIGHKPEPTDEEWELIKIVTEAHVATNAQGSHWKQKRKFLPEDIGQAPIVNAPEGGKVDLEAFSQFTKIITPAITRVVDFAKKLPMFCELPCEDQIILLKGCCMEIMSLRAAVRYDPESETLTLNGEMAVTRGQLKNGGLGVVSDAIFDLGMSLSSFNLDDTEVALLQAVLLMSSDRPGLVCVERIEKCQESFLLAFEHYINYRKHHVAHFWPKLLMKVTDLRMIGACHASRFLHMKVECPTELFPPLFLEVFED, from the exons GGTACATACCCAGTTACTTAGACAAGGATGAGCTATGTGTAGTATGCGGGGACAAAGCCACCGGATATCATTATCGCTGCATCACTTGCGAAGGCTGCAAG GGTTTTTTTAGAAGAACCATTCAGAAGAACCTCCATCCAACCTATTCCTGTAAATATGAAGGAAAATGTGTGATAGACAAAGTAACAAGAAATCAGTGCCAGGAATGTCGCTTCAAAAAATGTATCTTTGTTGGCATGGCAACAGATT TGGTGTTGGATGACAGCAAGAGGTTGGCAAAGAGGAAACTGATAGAAGAAAATCGAGAGAAGAGACGTCgggaagagctgcagaaaaCCATTGGGCACAAACCAGAGCCAACAGATGAGGAATGGGAGCTCATCAAAATTGTTACTGAAGCACATGTGGCCACCAATGCACAAGGAAGCCActggaagcagaaaaggaaatttctg CCAGAAGATATTGGGCAGGCACCAATAGTTAATGCCCCAGAAGGTGGGAAAGTGGATTTAGAAGCCTTCAGCCAGTTTACAAAAATTATCACACCAGCGATTACAAGAGTGGTGGATTTTGCCAAAAAGTTGCCTATGTTTTGTGAG ctgccatgtgAAGACCAGATCATCCTTCTGAAAGGCTGCTGTATGGAGATCATGTCCCTCCGAGCAGCAGTTCGCTATGACCCCGAGAGTGAGACTTTAACACTAAATGGGGAGATGGCGGTCACAAGGGGCCAGCTGAAAAATGGGGGTCTTGGCGTAGTGTCTGATGCCATTTTTGACCTGGGCATGTCTCTTTCTTCATTTAACCTGGATGACACCGAGGTTGCCCTTCTTCAGGCTGTTCTGCTCATGTCATCAG ATCGCCCAGGCCTTGTTTGCGTCGAGAGAATAGAAAAGTGTCAAGAGAGTTTCCTCCTGGCATTCGAACACTACATTAATTACAGAAAACACCATGTTGCACACTTTTGGCCAAAACTGCTGATGAAAGTGACAGACCTGCGAATGATTGGAGCCTGCCATGCCAGCCGCTTCCTGCACATGAAGGTGGAGTGCCCCACAGAACTGTTCCCTCCGTtattcctggaagtgtttgagGATTAG